The following coding sequences are from one Pseudomonas mendocina window:
- a CDS encoding DUF3999 domain-containing protein, with protein MSLALVAVVQAEERPQDYRQQMPLTLEGGGPWYRVELPMAVHYAAQHGDLRDLRIFNAQGQAQAYALLAGQRESRDEEQEHGVRWFPLHADAQQSGVPRLRVQRSTDGTLIELTDDEPAAAQRQLRGWLLDASAIGAPLVRLNLSWSGGEEGFQRFSIEASDDLQHWRSWGEGQVARLSFGDERIDQRQVELPAQPARYLRLLWHSPQQAPQLDAVTLRSRRQSSSPAPLVWSEPMPAQAVGDGRYEWQLPQALPLERLRISLDEPNTLAPVWFEARSREQDPWRALTSGVLYRLPQDGREVRLDELALPGSPVRQLRLKVDARGGGLGQQPPTAAFAVRATQLVFLARGEPPYLLAVGRGDASSAALPISTLIPDYSAERLASLARAEVDVSAAQTAIANAPAAPNADWKRWGLWAVLLLGVALLAVMAASLLRRPEKG; from the coding sequence ATGAGCCTGGCGCTGGTTGCCGTTGTACAAGCCGAAGAGCGGCCTCAGGACTATCGCCAGCAAATGCCGCTGACACTGGAAGGGGGCGGTCCCTGGTATCGCGTGGAACTGCCCATGGCCGTGCATTACGCCGCGCAGCATGGTGATCTGCGCGACCTGCGTATCTTCAACGCTCAGGGCCAGGCGCAGGCGTATGCGCTGCTGGCTGGCCAGCGTGAGTCACGTGACGAAGAGCAGGAGCATGGCGTGCGCTGGTTTCCGTTACATGCCGACGCGCAGCAGAGCGGCGTGCCACGGCTGCGCGTGCAGCGTAGTACCGACGGTACGCTGATCGAACTGACGGATGACGAGCCGGCGGCAGCGCAGCGCCAACTGCGTGGCTGGCTACTCGATGCCAGCGCCATCGGCGCGCCGCTGGTGCGCCTGAATCTGAGCTGGAGCGGTGGTGAGGAGGGCTTTCAGCGCTTTTCCATCGAGGCCAGCGACGATTTGCAGCACTGGCGGAGCTGGGGCGAAGGGCAGGTGGCGCGTCTGAGCTTCGGTGACGAGCGTATCGACCAGCGTCAGGTGGAACTGCCGGCCCAGCCTGCGCGTTACCTGCGCCTGCTCTGGCACAGTCCGCAACAGGCACCACAGCTGGACGCGGTGACGCTGCGTAGTCGCCGCCAGTCCAGCAGCCCGGCACCTTTGGTCTGGTCGGAGCCCATGCCCGCACAAGCGGTGGGTGATGGTCGTTATGAATGGCAATTACCGCAGGCACTGCCGCTGGAGCGCCTGCGCATCAGTCTGGATGAGCCCAACACGCTGGCGCCGGTCTGGTTCGAAGCGCGTTCGCGTGAACAGGATCCCTGGCGGGCGTTGACCAGCGGTGTGCTCTACCGCCTGCCGCAGGATGGCCGTGAAGTGCGTCTGGACGAGCTAGCCTTGCCTGGCTCGCCAGTGCGTCAGTTGCGGCTGAAGGTCGATGCACGTGGTGGGGGCCTGGGCCAACAGCCGCCGACGGCAGCCTTCGCGGTGCGAGCCACCCAGTTGGTATTCCTCGCCCGTGGCGAGCCGCCTTACCTATTGGCAGTAGGGCGTGGAGATGCCTCTTCGGCTGCCTTGCCCATCAGCACACTGATTCCCGACTATTCGGCCGAACGCCTGGCTTCGCTGGCGCGTGCCGAGGTCGACGTCAGCGCCGCTCAGACTGCGATCGCGAATGCGCCGGCTGCCCCGAACGCGGACTGGAAGCGTTGGGGGCTCTGGGCCGTTTTGCTACTGGGCGTGGCCTTGTTGGCGGTGATGGCGGCAAGCCTGTTGCGGCGACCTGAAAAAGGCTGA